Below is a genomic region from Cydia strobilella chromosome 24, ilCydStro3.1, whole genome shotgun sequence.
ATTCCATTATTATTAGCAATTAAAGAGCCGATTAGGCAAGACTGCAAGTGTTaatttaaacgtcatatttaATTAGGACTTTGACGTTtagataacacttgcacagtctgtgctatcaaaatatcTGCCAATTTAGCTTGATCTGactctatttatatatttcgacACTTACTCAGATGCCTTGGATAGTTGGTATATAATTGGATAAGAAAAAATCTGACcatatttctattttataaattaaaacttaatattgtcttcggttaccgcgatagttactcatgaaataaaactatgaaaacggattatatcgcgtatattgaatttataatacatcccgacgtttcgaactctttacagcgttcgtggtcaacgggtgaagagttcgaaacgtataaataataaataaatatataaaaattctttattgcCACACCTTTGCAAACAATATACCCTAATGTAACATCTATTTTGTACCACCtgataataagcaataaattatgaattatacaatttgtgaaaaaaaagctagtaatacaaaaataaacttaaagttatcaacttaacataataactataatttaaatcTATGATGAGGCAAAGGGCATCTCAGCATGTACATCGTCTgcgctgattttcagactgGTCCTTGGGGTCCAACTTTGGAGTTGGTCGCTACTAGCATAATGTACCTTTCTTAGGTACAGCTCTAAATTTACAACTTTATGTTTAATTGTGTGTGCCTTTACGAGTACTATAGtttattagttagttagtttagtggtatgtagatgtagtgtaggtaagATTGTACTTTGTGTTATGtgtattacatataaaaaaaacccaaaCTTATTTAAAAAGGTTTGTTTAGTTATAGAGCAGTTTATTGAATCGGCTGTCGATGGCAAAAATAACccgatttatatttatgtaggtatttttgtcaGAATTTAACAAGAATTTTTTTTGGTAAGAATTTAAAATTCCCGCTGTTACCACCAAAATGgaggtggtaactactgggatttaATTTTCTCAGCTGTTACCACTTGGGCTGGTGAGAATAAAAAGGTATCTCAGTTGTTACCACTAGTaagaacttggtggtaactataTATGTGGTGGCAACTATATTGGtaaagtaaattataataataatataataataataaaagacgtttattcaagaagttgtaacataggtaaataataaaagtacacgataatgcttacaaactaattgaaagggaaggtggctcagctgatgtctgtgccaaaaaggcttcggggcacagcagccccaaaggttttcagcaacggacgctgttattctgccaccgcCGTAATTGTATCTAGCTAAGGACAGTATAAACATTTACACTATTACATATAGGACATGATAGCAAAACCGAGCAATGCGCAGTGGATAAAAAAGTGCTAACTAAAGtgctaaatttaaatatctattgagCAGGTCACTCAACCAAAAGTGTACGTTACTTCCTTTTGGAGGTCCAGTAAATAAGCCTTGCAACGTAGTTTGAAAACCGCCAGGGACTTACAGTTAACTActggtggcggcaaattgttcCAGCACTTAGACGCAGCATAACGAAAACTGCCTCCAAATGATAATGTATTGGTGGTACTATAATAATCCAATTATAGCTTGCTATCATATTCacttttgtttagttttataaaagttacatgtaGTATTTAATTTACAGGGCGAATTCAACATGAAGACCGAAGGACGAAACCAGACTCGAAATCTTTAAGGATTAGCAAAAAACGAACTAAGGGCAGAAtgtataaagaaaagaaaacataCCAATGTGAGCAATGTAGTTACTCTAATGCCAATAAGAATCATATGAAAACTCATCATATTGTGATACATACTAAAGAGAAACCATTCAAATGTGACCACTGTAGTTTCGCTTGTGCCCGAAAGGTTGGTATAAAATCTCATATGATGACACATACTGGTGAAAAACCATTCAAATGTGACCACTGTAATTACGCTAGTGCCAAAAAAGGTCAAGTACAACGTCATATGACGATACATACTGGTGAAAAACCTTTCAAGTGTAAGCACTGTAGTTTTGCTACTACCAGTAAGAGTAATTTAAACCGTCATATAACGATCCATACTGATGAAAAACCTTACAAATGTGACTACTGTGGTTACGCTTTTGCAAAtaagatttatttaaaacaacatATATTTACACATGGGGACAAACTTTACAACTGTGAGCAATGTAGTTTTGCTGCTACCAGTCAGCGTAATTTGAACCGTCATAGAATGCTACATACTAGACAAAAACCTTACAAGTGTGAGCAATGTAGTTACGCTACTTCCAATAAGAGTAGTTTGAAccgtcataaaaaaatacatactggTGACGTACTTTACAAATGTAACTACTGTAGTTACACTTGTGCACATAAAGGTaatttaacaaaacatttaatTGTACATTCTGCTGAAAAACCTTTCAAGTGTGAGCACTGTAGTTTTGCTACTACCAATAACAGTTCTTTGAAACGTCATATATTAATACATACTCGTGACAAACCGTACAAATGTCACTTATGTAGTTACGCTTGTGCAAGTAAGCGTTGTTTAAAACGACATATGTTTAAACATGAGGAAAAACCTTACGTGTGTGAGCAGTGTAGTTTTGTTAGTACCGATAAGAGTTGTTTGGACCGTCATATAATGATACATACTGGTGACAAACCATACAAATGTGATCGCTGTAGTTACGCTTGTgcacttaaaaataatttaaataaacataagcgAGTACATTCTGGCGAGAAACCTTACAAGTGTGAGCACTGTAATTTTGCTAGTAACAGAAAGAGTAATTTGACCCGTCATATAACTATACATACTAGTGACAAACCGTACTAATGGTAACAAAGTGAGTGAAACATTTATAACTAAAGAACTGAAGGAATCAGATCTACCGCAATTCAAATCAAACTATTTAGGCGGTGTTTAGAATAACTCCGAACACTTTGCCATTTGATAATGaagtatgtattatattatagtaaTGTTAATATAGATTTGTGTTGTAAATATAGTTGTAAGGTTACTTGATTTGTATGTCAGTTGACATTGAACATGAAGGTAGGTCTAAAGAATAAAAtctttatgttttttataaataaatattgttattataagcAATACACAAACAAgcagaaaaatatataaaattttggcACATTTGGAAACTgtatgtttttagtttttaagatatattgtatcatatgtatgttagttttaagatatttaTCTATGGgtcaatagttgcctgaaaataaacatttatcatTTCATTTCTAATAACAACatatgtacagatgtagtgcataattgtattccatcgtattttctcggaaacgttcgtatttgtcatgctacttcagtcaacctcagtactttttgtactgagactgactgaaatagcaagagacgttcgtaagtttccgtcaaaatacgatggaaaataaattagcgatagacccgtttgtaaatgtgatttaatatgtgttcaaaacgtgaaagttttaaatgttataaaattattatgcactacatctgtacaagaTTGCCTGCCATTTGTATtatggtctgaaataaaatatattgattgattacTCAAAACCTTGTGACTGCTATTTCATAACGCCTATTTTTTTGTCAGGGTATAGTTTTTTGTGTATATTTCCATATGTAAaacatgtttaaataaataataaaatgttataaaacataaatatgcattttatttaaatcaagtGAAGGATTGCAATTAATTTTACCACAAACAAGGGATATTAGTCTGTCCTTGAGGTACATATTTGCATCTCATATACATTGTGTAAATTTAATACGGGCGAACATTTAAAcagtggttagcataggacctaagaaatatattgagatagattttgcttagaaatacaatgaaattttttattatacaaaataattcggcccgcaatgtaatacaccacacaagttacgggatacgagctttttaaagtaactgcaATATTTATATCTATGCCTACAaactgccgcacacgtgcgccagtgttgcaTGTTTTTcatggtaagggcatttatttccgtGTTCATCATTCATCACGAATTTCCTGAGTTATAGatgttctatgtatataagtatttatatataactatatgatatatatatattattagaaattaattgagttatatatattattatttgaatatcGTCGTCCAGTACCCACAATACAAGCCTTtctgagcttactgtgggactaggttgatctgtgtaaaaattgtcctataatatttatgaatataatattaaatgtcGAAATAATATGTCACGATATTTTACCGACACGGCGGGCAACAGCAGGGATTAATTGTCATTAAAAAAGACAAGATTGCTTGtgacaaaaatttaatataatattgatatAAAATGATACCGTTTTAGCAAATATATCCAATACATAgtaatctatgttaaaaatacactacctcaatattttgtagtaattgcactactataaaattaagttaagtacatatgtaactagagactgatgaccttgcgtgagttttgcggggctatgattattgtaagaatactctgtattttattaaataaataaataataataataacaactttCTCCGAACTTCATTTTTCTCCAAAGCTTAAGCAacggtttagactagcaagaacttgcatgtaattttcattacattgcggtatctgataaacattttgaatgcagtttaccttagtagtcagcaatgtaacgtaaattgcatgcaagttcttcctagtctaaacctcgcttaacataTTTACTCAGAATGATGcgtccacggaagaccagcgctgtagcatatacctatatgttagagcatatgctgagtggtgtccatttgtagcctctatagcagcatcaatattgtaattattgcatgttagtataagctacttgtaattttacgtgttagtgtataagatcttcttctttttaaatttgtatggtgctgtatgtagatttttacaataaacgttttctattctattctattcttcaTATGCCCTTTCAAACTGCATTTCTGTACAAAAGCCAGCCCGCACACCGCACAAGAAAACCTCCTATCATTATTATGTATCCGCATATGCTCCGTCAACGTTTTCTTCCGCGCATACGCTTTTTTACACACCGTACATTCAAAAGTCCTAGCCCCATTATGCTTAACCATATGCGATTCCAAATCTCGCCTAGCAAAGAATTTATTAGAACATATCTCACATTGAAAATAACGCTCTTCCAAATGGTCTCGCTTCATATGTCGAGATAACATGTATCTTCTTGCATATACTTTGTCacaaacattacatttatattcTAATTCTGCTTCACCATGTATCGCAACTAAATGTTGATGTCGCTTAAAATAACCGGTGAACCGCTCTGAACATTTAGTACATTTAAAGCGCTTTACCATATTATGCACTGTATCTATATGGCTTTTAAGCTTCAGTTGCGATGAAAACACCTTATTACAAGTTTCACATTGGAAACTACCTTCGACATGCATAGTTTTAATATGCATTCTTAATCTATAGCTAGTTACAAATCCCGTACCGCACTCATCACAAATATAATTTCTATAATGTCCGTTCATATGTCTTTCCATTGTTCCTAAATTCTCCAACTTTAGACCACATATTtggcaaatataattattatccaTGGGTACTTTGAATGGCATTACTCTGTCTTCGTACTCAGTGTAAAACTTTTTACTATGTTTTGTTTCTAAGTGACTTTTTAAGTCTTTTAAAGTATTTAAGCTAGCGTCACATAAAGTACACTTTAAGTCTGTTATGTCCACATTTATGACAAGACTATAAGGACTAAAGGAATTCAAAGATTTCTTCATGTCACTTTTCTTGTGTTCTTTTTGGTGTGTGCGTAATGCTTCAATGTTGTCGAAGAGGTCTTTGCAGTAGAAACAGGGCAGTCCAACTCCGCTtttaccctaaaaaaacaagaaacatAGAATTATTTGATGTATAATAtagttagtttttagggttccgtacccaaagggtaaaaatgggaccctattactaagattccgctgtccgtctgtccatccgtctgtctgtctgtcaccaggctgtatctcatgaaccgtgattgtgagacagttgaaattttcacagattatgtatttctgttgccgctataacaacaattactaaaaac
It encodes:
- the LOC134752108 gene encoding zinc finger protein ZFP2-like; translated protein: MSLEGVECVRVKAEPPWEYTEHEQPEAQAARTCTVKAEPQCPQSESAVACGVNDASLHLKHEVKEEIEIEVGPEEFHQSNVCIFPPWETAGLYTEHEQTGMVIGEVKTEPEDGICDSKAMHASQSSEVHESAQTENVDYMVKVEDCGVSAAAAQAGLYLKHDVKDEIIVSPEECHQPKKLLVSPGRIQHEDRRTKPDSKSLRISKKRTKGRMYKEKKTYQCEQCSYSNANKNHMKTHHIVIHTKEKPFKCDHCSFACARKVGIKSHMMTHTGEKPFKCDHCNYASAKKGQVQRHMTIHTGEKPFKCKHCSFATTSKSNLNRHITIHTDEKPYKCDYCGYAFANKIYLKQHIFTHGDKLYNCEQCSFAATSQRNLNRHRMLHTRQKPYKCEQCSYATSNKSSLNRHKKIHTGDVLYKCNYCSYTCAHKGNLTKHLIVHSAEKPFKCEHCSFATTNNSSLKRHILIHTRDKPYKCHLCSYACASKRCLKRHMFKHEEKPYVCEQCSFVSTDKSCLDRHIMIHTGDKPYKCDRCSYACALKNNLNKHKRVHSGEKPYKCEHCNFASNRKSNLTRHITIHTSDKPY
- the LOC134752318 gene encoding gastrula zinc finger protein XlCGF26.1-like; protein product: MTLVPWSMGRPLVWDATCVDTLAPSHIPGTKVDAGAAASSAENLKRRKYAALGSSYLFAAFGVETLGPWGPSARRLHKEISARLIEASGDQRGKSGVGLPCFYCKDLFDNIEALRTHQKEHKKSDMKKSLNSFSPYSLVINVDITDLKCTLCDASLNTLKDLKSHLETKHSKKFYTEYEDRVMPFKVPMDNNYICQICGLKLENLGTMERHMNGHYRNYICDECGTGFVTSYRLRMHIKTMHVEGSFQCETCNKVFSSQLKLKSHIDTVHNMVKRFKCTKCSERFTGYFKRHQHLVAIHGEAELEYKCNVCDKVYARRYMLSRHMKRDHLEERYFQCEICSNKFFARRDLESHMVKHNGARTFECTVCKKAYARKKTLTEHMRIHNNDRRFSCAVCGLAFVQKCSLKGHMKNRIE